A portion of the Streptomyces sp. NBC_00376 genome contains these proteins:
- a CDS encoding response regulator transcription factor has protein sequence MSPAEDDPQRILIVDDEPAVREALQRSLAFEGYGTEVAVDGLDALAKADSYAPDLIVLDIQMPRMDGLTAARRLRSAGTTTPILMLTARDTVGDRVTGLDAGADDYLVKPFELDELFARIRALLRRSSYAASAGGAVPADDELAFADLRMNLATREVTRGTRRVELTRTEFTLLEMFLAHPRQVLTREQILKAVWGFDFEPSSNSLDVYVMYLRRKTEAGGEPRLVHTVRGVGYALRSGGGDG, from the coding sequence ATGAGCCCCGCCGAAGACGATCCGCAGCGCATCCTGATCGTCGACGACGAGCCCGCCGTGCGCGAGGCCCTGCAGCGCAGCCTCGCGTTCGAGGGCTACGGCACCGAGGTGGCCGTCGACGGCCTCGACGCCCTCGCCAAGGCGGATTCGTACGCCCCCGACCTCATCGTCCTCGACATCCAGATGCCCCGGATGGACGGCCTGACCGCCGCCCGCCGGCTCCGCTCCGCGGGCACCACCACGCCGATCCTGATGCTCACCGCCCGCGACACCGTCGGCGACCGGGTCACCGGCCTCGACGCGGGCGCCGACGACTACCTGGTCAAGCCCTTCGAGCTGGACGAGCTGTTCGCCCGCATCCGGGCCCTGCTGCGCCGCAGCTCGTACGCGGCCTCGGCGGGCGGCGCGGTCCCCGCCGACGACGAGCTGGCCTTCGCGGACCTGCGGATGAACCTCGCCACCCGCGAGGTCACCCGGGGCACCCGCCGGGTCGAGCTGACCCGTACCGAGTTCACCCTGCTGGAGATGTTCCTGGCCCACCCGCGCCAGGTGCTGACCCGCGAGCAGATCCTCAAGGCGGTGTGGGGCTTCGACTTCGAGCCGAGTTCCAACTCACTGGACGTGTACGTGATGTACCTGCGCCGCAAGACGGAGGCGGGCGGCGAGCCGCGCCTCGTACACACCGTGCGGGGTGTCGGCTACGCGCTCCGCTCCGGCGGCGGTGACGGATGA
- a CDS encoding sensor histidine kinase: protein MTGPLRRLRALPLRSRLALLVATAVAIAVAAVAAGCWFATKAQLESQMDSSLRNVKVSDEYMQKLFIACTRPDRATVPPIGGYTVQLVTVSGSTCTSAGASPIDVTAADIAVAAGVRDDVLHTASTKSGKKMRVHTYAYETHNPAPGLVPGSFAVSVARPMSEIDDPLSTLAWMLLAVSGIGVIGAGAAGLWVARTGLRPVDELTEAVEHVARTEDLTVRIPVDGEDEIARLSRSFNSMTASLASSRDRQAQLIADAGHELRTPLTSLRTNVELLARSEDTGRPIPPDDRKALMKSVKAQMTELASLIGDLQELARPDAPTPGPLQVVALHDIADTALERARLRGPELTIRADLTPWYVRAEPAALERAVVNVLDNAVKFSPSRGAIEVALRDGELTVRDQGPGIPADELPHVFERFWRSPSARQLPGSGLGLSIVARTVQQSGGEITLSPATDGPGTIASIRLPGAPQPPPGL from the coding sequence ATGACCGGCCCCCTGCGCCGGCTCCGCGCCCTGCCGCTGCGGTCCCGGCTCGCGCTGTTGGTGGCGACGGCGGTGGCGATCGCGGTCGCGGCGGTCGCGGCGGGCTGCTGGTTCGCGACGAAGGCGCAGCTGGAGAGCCAGATGGATTCCTCACTGCGCAATGTCAAGGTCAGCGACGAATACATGCAGAAGCTGTTCATCGCCTGCACCCGTCCCGACCGGGCGACCGTCCCGCCGATCGGGGGGTACACCGTGCAGCTCGTCACCGTGTCCGGGAGCACCTGCACCTCCGCCGGGGCCTCGCCGATCGACGTGACGGCCGCCGACATCGCCGTGGCCGCCGGTGTGCGGGACGACGTCCTGCACACGGCCAGCACGAAGAGCGGCAAGAAGATGCGCGTGCACACCTACGCGTACGAGACCCACAACCCGGCGCCCGGCCTGGTCCCGGGAAGCTTCGCGGTCTCCGTCGCCCGTCCGATGAGCGAGATCGACGACCCGCTCTCCACCCTCGCCTGGATGCTCCTGGCCGTCTCCGGCATCGGCGTCATCGGTGCGGGCGCGGCCGGTCTCTGGGTCGCCCGCACCGGACTGCGCCCCGTCGACGAGCTCACCGAGGCCGTCGAGCACGTCGCCCGCACCGAGGACCTCACCGTCCGTATCCCGGTCGACGGCGAGGACGAGATCGCCCGGCTGTCCCGCTCCTTCAACTCGATGACCGCGTCCCTGGCCAGCTCCCGCGACCGCCAGGCCCAGCTGATCGCGGATGCCGGCCACGAGCTGCGGACCCCGCTGACGTCGCTGCGCACCAACGTCGAACTCCTCGCCCGCAGCGAGGACACCGGCCGCCCCATCCCGCCCGACGACCGCAAGGCCCTGATGAAGTCGGTCAAGGCCCAGATGACCGAGCTGGCCTCGCTCATCGGCGACCTCCAGGAACTGGCCCGCCCCGACGCCCCCACCCCTGGCCCGCTCCAGGTCGTCGCGCTGCACGACATCGCGGACACCGCCCTGGAACGCGCCCGGCTGCGCGGCCCCGAGCTGACCATCCGGGCGGACCTGACCCCCTGGTACGTACGGGCCGAGCCCGCCGCACTGGAGAGGGCGGTGGTCAACGTCCTGGACAACGCGGTCAAGTTCAGCCCGTCCCGCGGCGCGATCGAGGTCGCCCTGCGCGACGGCGAGCTGACCGTACGGGACCAGGGCCCCGGCATCCCCGCCGACGAACTCCCCCACGTCTTCGAACGCTTCTGGCGCTCCCCGTCCGCCCGCCAGCTCCCCGGCTCGGGCCTGGGCCTGTCGATCGTCGCCCGCACGGTCCAGCAGTCGGGCGGCGAGATCACCCTCAGCCCGGCGACGGACGGCCCGGGCACGATCGCCTCGATCCGGCTGCCGGGGGCGCCGCAACCACCGCCGGGGCTGTGA
- a CDS encoding helix-turn-helix domain-containing protein codes for MHGTTEDRTLLPEHRAEIAELCAFLDRTPQAVEPALLRGPDGATRTLPPEVYEALMVVVRALSEGKAVTVAPVNTTLTTQEAADLLGVSRPTFVKILDEGGIPFSRPGRHRRVLLADVLDYKEKRCSQRRRGLVEPVGLTEDAGLYDN; via the coding sequence ATGCACGGCACTACTGAAGACCGCACTCTGCTGCCCGAGCATCGCGCGGAGATCGCTGAGCTCTGCGCCTTCCTGGACCGGACCCCGCAAGCTGTGGAGCCGGCCCTGCTGCGCGGCCCCGACGGCGCCACGCGCACGCTGCCCCCGGAGGTCTACGAGGCGCTGATGGTGGTGGTGCGGGCCCTCTCGGAGGGCAAGGCCGTGACGGTCGCACCGGTGAACACCACACTGACCACGCAAGAGGCCGCCGATCTCCTGGGGGTCAGTCGGCCGACGTTCGTCAAGATCCTCGATGAGGGCGGGATCCCCTTCTCGCGGCCGGGAAGGCACCGCAGAGTGCTCTTGGCCGACGTTCTCGACTACAAGGAGAAGAGATGCTCGCAGCGTCGCCGAGGACTGGTCGAACCGGTCGGACTGACCGAGGACGCCGGTCTCTACGACAACTGA